A DNA window from Primulina tabacum isolate GXHZ01 chromosome 12, ASM2559414v2, whole genome shotgun sequence contains the following coding sequences:
- the LOC142521378 gene encoding uncharacterized protein LOC142521378, producing MFAAARLAELPELRQLGTLFSERYTNSLDFYVDKQFMEKLKSSHPSKEMKLQLLQDVAAESGVEWSSKALENKLSHETAGKKDTADDFKDELYLSRERIEGSVLKNESRNRSDYVRWNPGKCTGSQRKDGLSGYEQKYTSEGVPIKDIQVDTFVRNETYNQPESRVPNEEKHEEKPLKYGSIPPPYIKSDVKKTSSHEKAEPKETDDQEYPTVKAKPAPKSVRRRPLKSPPAHENEEKSKETNKEQAVAQGQRTLKFLDEEGDNNERDEEEKMMDNLLLHYSRKKAPRGTFKSDSNIKLPPNRVSSLPGEVTSPTNEPHKGHARAFSLQPEMMNGNGHVHPKLPDYDEFVARLAALRGK from the exons ATGTTTGCAGCAGCAAGACTTGCTGAACTGCCAGAGTTGAGGCAACTTGGAACTTTATTTTCCGAGAGATACACGAATTCGCTGGATTTTTATGTCGACAAACAG TTTATGGAGAAGTTGAAATCTAGCCACCCCTCGAAAGAAATGAAGCTTCAGTTATTGCAAGATGTTGCTGCAGAATCAGGCGTGGAGTGGAGCTCAAAAGCTCTGGAAAACAAGCTGTCTCATGAAACTGCTGGTAAAAAG GATACTGCTGATGATTTCAAAGATGAACTGTACCTTTCGCGTGAGAGGATCGAAGGTTCAGTTCTAAAGAACGAATCCAGGAACAGGTCAGATTATGTACGCTGGAACCCTGGAAAATGTACTGGTTCTCAGAGGAAAGATGGCCTCTCTGGTTACGAACAGAAATACACAAGTGAAGGTGTTCCAATCAAGGACATTCAAGTGGATACTTTTGTAAGAAATGAGACGTATAACCAACCAGAATCCCGTGTTCCGAATGAAGAAAAACACGAAGAAAAGCCTCTCAAGTACGGGTCAATCCCTCCTCCATATATCAAATCCGATGTCAAAAAAACATCGAGCCACGAAAAGGCGGAACCTAAAGAAACAGATGATCAAGAATATCCCACTGTTAAAGCTAAGCCAGCGCCGAAATCTGTGAGGAGGCGGCCCCTGAAATCCCCACCAGCACACGAGAACGAGGAAAAATCGAAAGAAACAAACAAAGAACAAGCAGTGGCACAGGGGCAAAGAACCTTGAAATTCTTAGACGAGGAGGGCGACAACAACGAACGAGAcgaagaagaaaagatgatgGATAACCTCCTACTTCATTACAGCAGGAAAAAAGCACCCCGTGGAACCTTCAAATCAGACTCAAACATCAAGCTGCCACCAAACAGGGTATCGTCTCTTCCCGGTGAAGTCACGAGCCCAACCAACGAGCCCCATAAAGGACACGCTAGAGCGTTTTCTTTACAGCCCGAGATGATGAACGGAAACGGCCATGTGCATCCCAAACTGCCGGACTATGATGAATTTGTGGCCAGATTAGCAGCTCTTAGAGGGAAGTGA